One genomic window of Nitrosomonas sp. Is35 includes the following:
- the ruvC gene encoding crossover junction endodeoxyribonuclease RuvC: MRILGIDPGLRITGFGVIDKSGSNLTYVSSGSVKTLAGELPSRLKLILNNLSEVIAQYQPEHVAIEQVFVNINPKTTLLLGQARGAAICAAVMNNLTVSEYTALQIKQAVVGNGHAKKNQVQEMVVRLLRLTGNPSADAADALACAICHAHGGLGFGKIATTGYRMKRGRLV, translated from the coding sequence ATCCGCATTCTTGGCATAGATCCGGGTTTACGTATTACTGGTTTTGGCGTGATTGATAAAAGCGGGAGTAATCTAACCTACGTCAGTAGCGGCAGCGTCAAGACCTTGGCGGGCGAATTGCCTTCCCGTTTGAAGTTAATTCTGAATAACTTGAGTGAAGTCATTGCGCAGTATCAACCTGAGCATGTCGCCATCGAACAAGTTTTCGTCAATATCAATCCTAAAACTACCTTATTGCTTGGTCAGGCACGTGGTGCAGCTATTTGTGCCGCAGTCATGAATAATTTAACGGTGTCAGAGTATACCGCGTTGCAAATAAAACAAGCCGTGGTCGGGAATGGGCATGCAAAAAAAAACCAGGTGCAGGAGATGGTGGTGCGTTTGCTCAGATTGACCGGTAATCCCAGTGCCGATGCCGCGGACGCCTTGGCTTGCGCGATCTGTCATGCGCATGGCGGGCTCGGTTTTGGGAAAATTGCAACCACGGGTTACCGCATGAAACGGGGGCGTTTGGTGTGA
- the ruvA gene encoding Holliday junction branch migration protein RuvA — protein sequence MIGRLTGVLLEKHPPQVLLDVQGVGYEIDVPMSTFYELPALGAQITLHIHLVIREDLHLLFGFATEPERQTFRQLIKISGVGARTALAILSGLSVPDLHRAVVAQDSARLIKVPGIGKKTAERLLLELRDKLDSAAISLDQTHSVPMHDSDILNALLSLGYNDREAGWAIKQISSTATVSEGIRQALQLLSKER from the coding sequence GTGATCGGACGATTAACTGGTGTATTGCTGGAAAAACATCCGCCGCAGGTTTTACTGGATGTGCAAGGGGTCGGGTACGAGATCGACGTACCGATGAGCACTTTTTATGAGCTTCCGGCGCTTGGCGCGCAAATAACCTTGCATATACATTTGGTGATACGGGAAGATTTACATCTGTTATTCGGCTTTGCAACAGAGCCGGAGCGGCAAACTTTCCGTCAGCTGATAAAAATTTCAGGTGTAGGCGCAAGAACCGCATTAGCAATTTTATCGGGGCTAAGTGTGCCGGATTTGCACCGTGCGGTCGTGGCTCAGGATAGTGCACGGCTAATCAAAGTACCCGGTATCGGCAAAAAAACGGCTGAACGTTTGTTGCTGGAGTTGCGCGATAAACTCGACTCCGCCGCGATCAGTCTGGACCAAACCCATTCTGTACCTATGCATGATAGTGACATACTCAATGCACTGTTATCGCTGGGTTATAATGATCGCGAGGCAGGTTGGGCGATTAAACAGATCTCTTCAACCGCAACGGTATCGGAAGGCATACGCCAAGCATTGCAGTTATTATCGAAGGAAAGGTAG
- the ruvB gene encoding Holliday junction branch migration DNA helicase RuvB, protein MIETDRLVTAITSSSQEEILERALRPKQLEEYVGQEKIRGQLQIFIEAARKRREALDHVLLFGPPGLGKTTLAHIIAREMGVNLRQTSGPVLERPGDLAALLTNLEPNDVLFIDEIHRLSPMVEEILYPALEDYQLDIMIGEGPAARSVKLDLPPFTLVGATTRAGMLTNPLRDRFGIVSRLEFYTPEELSKIVSRSAGLLNVKISPDGAFEIARRARGTPRIVNRLLRRVRDYAEVKADGHVTRVVADAALSMLDVDAIGLDIMDRKLLLAVLEKFGGGPVGVDNLAAAISEERDTIEDVLEPYLIQQGFLKRTPRGRMATAATYQHFGITLPRDELSNGLREENNS, encoded by the coding sequence ATGATCGAAACGGATCGACTGGTTACCGCAATCACTTCATCATCGCAGGAAGAAATTCTGGAGCGCGCGTTACGCCCGAAACAACTGGAGGAATATGTCGGCCAGGAAAAAATACGCGGGCAGTTGCAGATTTTCATTGAAGCCGCAAGGAAGCGGCGCGAGGCGCTCGATCATGTGCTGTTGTTCGGTCCTCCGGGTTTAGGTAAAACTACCCTCGCGCATATTATCGCCAGGGAAATGGGTGTGAATCTGCGGCAAACTTCCGGCCCGGTTCTGGAACGGCCAGGTGATTTGGCCGCTTTGCTGACCAACCTGGAACCCAATGATGTATTGTTTATCGACGAGATTCACCGCTTATCGCCGATGGTTGAAGAAATTTTGTATCCAGCGCTGGAAGATTATCAGTTGGATATCATGATTGGTGAGGGACCGGCGGCACGATCGGTTAAGTTGGATTTGCCACCATTCACTTTGGTAGGCGCAACGACACGCGCCGGTATGCTAACTAATCCGTTACGCGATCGCTTTGGCATCGTTTCCCGGCTGGAGTTTTATACACCGGAAGAGCTGAGCAAAATAGTGAGCCGTTCCGCAGGATTGCTGAATGTGAAGATATCCCCGGATGGTGCGTTTGAAATTGCACGCCGCGCGCGTGGCACGCCACGGATAGTGAATCGATTGTTACGCCGGGTGCGTGATTACGCTGAAGTCAAAGCCGATGGACATGTAACACGTGTAGTGGCGGATGCGGCCTTAAGCATGTTGGATGTAGACGCCATAGGTCTGGATATCATGGATCGAAAATTATTGTTGGCGGTGCTGGAGAAATTTGGCGGCGGGCCAGTTGGTGTCGATAATCTCGCTGCAGCGATCAGTGAAGAAAGGGATACGATCGAAGATGTATTGGAGCCCTATTTAATCCAGCAGGGGTTCCTGAAACGGACACCGAGAGGCCGGATGGCAACAGCGGCTACGTATCAGCATTTTGGTATTACCTTGCCCAGAGACGAGCTCAGTAATGGTTTGCGGGAAGAAAATAATTCATAG
- a CDS encoding Bax inhibitor-1/YccA family protein translates to MNQNYSTVAQRSTSAIATNKVLRNTYLLLSMTLLFSGFTAALSMMMNTPPMTYLISVIGGMVIAMFVLPRFANSPAGIGIVFLITGMLGFGLGPVLSMYASLPNGGNIITLSLVGTGVIFIGLSAYALATKKDFSFLGGFLMVGFLLVLLAALANIFLQIPAMSLMISAVVIMIMSGFILYDTSRIIHGGETNYVLATIGLYMTIFNIFISLLQILGIMSNDD, encoded by the coding sequence ATGAATCAAAATTACTCGACAGTTGCGCAAAGATCTACGTCTGCAATTGCAACAAATAAGGTGCTGCGTAATACCTATTTGCTTTTATCCATGACATTGTTGTTCAGCGGATTTACTGCTGCGCTTTCAATGATGATGAATACGCCACCGATGACCTATTTAATATCTGTTATCGGCGGTATGGTAATCGCCATGTTTGTGTTACCGCGTTTTGCCAATTCACCGGCGGGCATTGGAATCGTTTTTTTGATTACCGGTATGCTGGGATTTGGGTTGGGACCAGTGCTGAGCATGTATGCATCTCTGCCTAATGGCGGGAATATCATTACGTTGTCGTTAGTTGGCACGGGTGTTATATTTATAGGCTTGTCCGCGTACGCATTGGCTACAAAAAAAGACTTCAGCTTTTTAGGCGGATTTTTGATGGTGGGTTTCCTGCTGGTATTGTTGGCAGCGCTGGCTAATATTTTTCTGCAGATACCGGCCATGTCATTAATGATTTCCGCAGTTGTCATCATGATAATGAGCGGTTTTATTCTGTACGACACCAGCCGCATTATTCATGGTGGAGAAACCAATTATGTATTGGCTACGATTGGACTGTACATGACAATTTTTAATATTTTTATCAGTTTGCTGCAAATATTGGGAATTATGAGCAACGATGATTAA